The DNA sequence CACCGGTGGCGCCGCGGACGGAGCTGTTGGAGATCTCCACGACGCGGCCGATGAAGGTCGTGTCGGGGAAGGCGTCGATCTGCACCACGGCGGAGTCCCCGACGTGGATGCGCGACACGTCGGTCTCGTCGACCTTCACCTTGGTCTCGAGCATGGACATGTCGGAGATCGTCATGAGGATCGCCGCGTCGCGGTTGAGCGTGCCCATGATGGCCGTTTCACCGACTTCGACGTTGAGGCGGGTCACCTTGCCGGTCATCGGGGCGTAGATCATGGTGCGCGAGAGCTGCCAGCGCGAATCGGTGAGCGAGGCCTCGGCCTGCTTCACGTTCTCCTGCGCGGCCACGACGAGCGCTTCGTTCACCTCGTGCTGGGTCTGCAGCTGCTCGAGCTCGGCCTCCGACACCAGCTGCGGGTTCGTCTTGCGGATTTCCGCCTGGCGCTCGTAGTTGCGGCGCGCCTGCAGCTCGTTGGCGCGCGCCTGCGCGAGCCCCGCGCGCGCGTTCGCGAGCGCCGCCTCGGCGCGCAGCACCTGCGCCTCGAACTGCTGCGGGTCGATCTGCAGCAGGAACTGGCCCTCGCGGACGTTGTCGCCTTCCTTCACGGCGATGCGGGTGATGCGACCCGTGATGTCGGCCGAGAGGTCGGCCTTGCGGGTCGGCAGCACCTGGCCCGAGGCCGTCACGGACGACACGAGGTCGCGGGCTTCCACGGCCTCGATGCGCACCAGCGTGCCCTTGTCGCTGCCCTTGGCGATGGCGGATCCGACGACCGCGCCCACGAGCACGACGACGCCGATGGCGATTCCGATCTTGGTCTTCTTGGTCATTGCGTCCTCAGCTCAGCGAAGGGTGCGGCCGACGGCGTTTTCCAACGCCGCGTACGCCCGGTGGTATTCATAGACTGCGTCGATGCGATCCGTCTCCGCGCGCTCGTACTCGGCGCGCGCCGTCGTCAGGTCCACGAAGGTGCTGGCCCCGACCCGATACCGCTCCTCGGCCAACTGCAGCGCTTCGCGCGCCGTGGTCGCATTGCGCGCCTGGAGCTCGGCGGCCTGGAAGGCCGCCTGTAGCGAGACAAACGCCGAGGTCACGTCCGCCGTTAGCTGCAGCTCCTGCCGGCGCACGCTGTAGACGGCCTCTTCGCGCGCGGCGTTGGCCTCCTGCAGGCGCGACTCGCGGCCGAGCCCGTCGAAGATCGGCAGCGACAGCCCCATCGAGAGGCTGTACGGGTTCCGCGTGAAGTCGAACGGATAGCGGCGGTTCTCGGCGATCTGGCCGGGCGTCGCCGTCGGCGGCAGGTCCACGACCTTCTGCGTGAACGCCGAGACGTTGGCACTGAAGTTGAGGGTCGGCGTGTACTCGCCGCGGGCACTGCGCAGTCCCGCGACCGCCACGCGCTCGCGGGCCTGGACGGCCTTGAGCGTCGGGTTGGCGGCACGCGCCTGCGTCATGAGGTCCTCGGCCGTGAAGGTCGGGGCCGACATCGGCAGGTCCGCGAGCAGCGTCAGGCCGGCCGGCATGGCCACGCCGAGCTGCTGGAACAACTGGAGCTTCGCGACCTCCGCGGTGTTGCGGGCGCGGAGCGCCGCCACTTCCTGCTGGCCGAGGCCGACTTCGGCGCGCTTGACGTCGAGGGACGTGAGGGTACCGACGCCGGCGCGCGCCTGCGCCAGCTCCAGCTGGAGCCGCTGCTGCGATACGAGCGTGTCCTGGAACGCGGCACGCGCCTGCGTCTGCAGCGCAAGCAGGAACTGCTGCGTCACCTGGGCGCGGAGATTGAAGCGCGCGGCGGCCACGTCGGCGTCTGCCGCGTCGAGGCCGGCGTTGGCCCGCTTGATCTGGTTGAACGTATTCCACGACAGCCCGCTGCGGGCCGACAGGTTCCACGAGGACGAGAGGATGTCCGAGGTGGCGCCGATGTTGATGCCGCCGAAGTTCTGCGGGCGGCCCTCGCGGAATCCGAGGCTGAACGACCCGTCGGCACTCGGCAGGAAGTTGCCGTACGCCGAACGGACCTGCGCCTGGGCGCGGGTCCGCCCCAGCACCGCTTGCTGATAGGCAGGGTTGTTCCTGGAGGCGATGTCGAGAGCCTGTTCGAGCGTCAGGGTGCCGCCGGCCGCCACTTGGGCGTGGGCGGCCGCGCTGACCGACGCGGCGAGCAGGAAGGACAGGAGCAGGCGCATCACGGCGATCCGGATGGGGAAGGAAGGACGGGGAATCGTCACCAGTACGTGACTTAACGCCCCGGGGTTTCGCCGGGCGGATCGTCGCGCATCGCGTCGAGGCCGCTCCGCGGGTCCCGGGCGCGCAGGAGCCGCCCGGCCGCATCGGCCCAGAACTCCCAGAGAAGTGAGCCATCTTGGGCGTCGCGAAGTTCCCATCGACGGGCGGCGATGCGGCGGGCGCCGACGGTGACGGTGTCCGCGGCCCCCTCGACGAGTTGGACCGTGTCCTGGGCGTTCGCGCTCGGCGTGAGCAGCACGACCGGTCGCCCCTGGCCGAATCGCAGGACGAACCACAGGTGGTGGGCCACCGAGGGCTCGGCGATGAACGTGCGGTCGGCGAGTCGGAACTCGCGGCCGCTTTCGCGGGCACCGGCCACCACGCGGCCCAGCCACGTGGAGCGCTCCCGCTCCCCGACGACCGTGCTGACGATGGTCGTGGCCTCGCGGGCCTCGAGCTGGAAGCGGAGCGGGGCACCTGCCGAATCCGCGGTGAGGGCGATCGTGCGCCGGTTCTCGCCGGCGAGCACGTTGGCTTGCGCGATGTAGACCGCACCGCCGCCGCGCACCGTGCGCACGCTGAAGTCTTCGCGGCCGACGCGCGTGCCGCTCACACTATGGGTAAACGTGCCCTCGTCGAGGATCAGGACCTGCGCGGACGCCGAGCGGGCGGCAGCGAGCACGAGAAGCGCGACGGCAATGCGGAACATCCCGGGAAATCTAGCGGCAGGCTGACCACGGCCCGGCGGGCGGGTATAATCCCCGCGTGACCGTCATGACTGCCGCTTCGCTGGGGGCGCTGCGGCCGCGCGCCCGCGCGGCGGGCGAGCTGTGGCTGCTGGGCGCCTGCGTGGTGACGATCGGCGCGGCGTGGTGGATCCGCTCGCCGTCGCCTGAACTGCTGCTCGGGCTCACGGCGGCGGTCGTGGGCCTCGCGGTGCTGCTGCTGCGGGGGCGCCGCGTTGCGGTGGGCCGTCGCCTGGCGTTCGCGCTCGCGGCGCTGAGCTTCGTTGTGGCTGCCGGATGGGAGGAGTGGCAGCAGGCGACCCTGCGTCGCAACGGCGAAGCGGTACGCGCGGTGGCTGGCCAGGCGGCCGCCGAAGCGCTGGCGGCCGCCGTGCGCGCGGAAGGCGCGCAGTTGGATCGGCTGGCGGACGCGGCGCTGGACGTGCCGGAGAACTCGCAGGCCGCGTTCCTCGCCCTGTCGGGTCTGGTCCCGAGCGCTGGGGGGCGCGCGCTCGTGCTGGCGCGCAACGGCGTGCCGGTGGCGTGGAGCGGTCGCCTGCTGCTCAACCTCGACTCGCTGCCGGCGCGCAAAGGGCTGATCGCAACGCCCTTCTATTTGGTGGCGTACGCGGTGCAGGAGCGCGGCGCGCGCACGGCGGTCGCGACGAGCGTCATCCACGCGGAGCCGCCGGCGGACGCGCTAGTCGACGCCTTGGCGGAGCGAATCGCGGCGGATGCCAAGGCCGCGGGCTTCGTCTACGCGGCGCCGGAGGCCGCCGGTCGAGTGGCCGACGCGGCCCTGCTGCGCGTCGACTCGTTGCCGCTGCTGGCGGTGCGTGCGGTGATGCCGTCGGTCGAGGCACTGCAGGCGGCGCGCTGGGAACGCGCGCTTCCTTGGGTCGGCGCCTCGCTCGCGGCGATGCTGCTTTGCCTTTTGGCAATGGCGTGGCGGCGAGATCTCGGCTTGCGCCCGCGGTTCTTCGCGCTGGCCGCCGCGCTTGCGGTGCCGACGCTGTTGCCGCTCAGCGTGTTCTCGAACCTCAGCACTTGGTTCGATCCGACGTTCTACCTCGTGCGCTCCGGCGGCCCCTACACGGCGAACGCCGCCGCGCTGGCGCTCACGGCAGCGCTGCTGCTGCTCGCGCTCCTGACGCTGCGTCGCGCGCGGGGGCGGCTCATGACGCGCGGGCAAGGCATCCTCGCGGTCATCGTCGTGGCGGGCCTCGGCCCCTTCCTGCTGCGGGAGCTCGCGAGCGGCGTGCAGATGCCGGTGGTCGGTGCGTCGGTAGGGCTGTGGTTGAGCTGGCAGATCACGGTGTTCCTCGCGTCGGTGACGGTGCTGCTGCTCGGCGTGAGCGCCGGCCAGAGCGCGCTGGGGCGCGATCGCGGGCTGCCGCTGTGGAGCGCGCCGGCGCTGGCGGTGGTCGCGTCGGTGCTGGCGCCATTGCTGCTGGAGGCCCCCGGCCGATTCCCGCAGGCCTACACGGCGCTGTGGGCAGCGGCCATCGTGGCCTTGGCCGTGACCCGACGCGGGCGTGCCATCGTGATTTCCGTGGCGCTCGTCGCCGCGTCGGGCGCCACGACGCTCACGTGGTTCTCGGCGGTGCGCGAGCGCGTGTCGCTGGCGGTGCGCGACGTGCAAGGCTTGGACCGTCCGGATACCGATCGGGCCGTGCTGCTCGATCGCTTCACCGAGGCGCTCGATCCGATGCGCGCCGCGCGAACGCGCGTCGAGCTGCTGGCACAGTTGGCGGCGACGGAGCTGGCCCGCGCCGAGTATCCGACGGAGATCGCGACCTGGGGCCGCGACGGCAACCTGTTGGCCGAACTGACCGTGGGTCGCGCGGCGGGCGTGACGCCGGGCGTGAATCTCGTCGCCGCGGAAGCGCAGCAGCGCCAGACGCCCATCCTATCGGAGGTGCAGGGAAATCCCGGGCTGCACCTGATCCTCGCGTTGCCGCACGCCGACGGGTCGGCGACGACGGTGGTCGTGGCCCCGCGCTCGCGGCTCGTGGCGCAGGATCCGTTCGGTGCATTCCTCGGATTCTCGCCGCCGCCGACGCCCGAGCCGCCGTACGTGCTGCGCATCGGCGAGGGCTCGGCCGCGGACGTGGGCGCGCCCATGGGCACGCGCGGCGCGTGGGCGCGGTTCGGCAACGAACTGCACGGCGACTGGCAGCTGCCCTCGGCGGGCGACATGCCGCGGCGCCTGCACGCCGTCGTCGAGCTGCGCGGCGTCGGTGCGCTCGTGACGCGTGGCGTCCTGCTCGTGCTCGTCGACCTCGCGGTGCTCGGGGCCATCTGGCTGCTCATCGTGATGGCGGAAGGCGTGTTGCAGCGCTGGTGGCGGCAACGGCGGCGCGAACTGCTGGGCAGCTACCGCGTGCGCCTTTCGGCGGCGCTGTTCGCGTGCTTCCTGGTGCCGTCGCTGCTGTTCGGCCTCTGGTCGTGGCGGCGCATCCAAGCCGATGACGTACAGGCGCGTGACTTGCTCGTGCGTGAGACGCTGCGCGCCGTCGGCGCGTCGACGGAGTCGGTGGACTTGGTGGAGGCGGCGGCGCGATTCGAGACGCCGCTGCTGCTGTACGCGCGCGGTACGCTGATCGGCACCAGCGATCCGTTGCTCGAGGCGCTGGCGCCGGTGGGCCTGCTGCTGCCTCCGGAGATCGTGCTGGCCTTCGCCGACCGCGAGGAGACGACGGCAGGTCGCGCCGAAGTCGTCGGGACGGCGTCGGTGCGACTGGGGTATCGCAGCGCGACGGATTCGTCCGGCGTGCAATACGTGCTCGCCGCGCCGGCGCGGCTCGATGACCGGCTGCTCGACCGCCGCCGCAACGACCTCGCCGTCTTCCTGCTCTTCGCATTGGCGCTGGGCGCGCTGGCCGCGCTCTGGGCCAGCGGCGCGGCGTCGCGACAGCTCTCGCGCCCGATCCGCGAACTGCGTGACGCCGCCCTGGCGCTGGCGCGCGGCAGTGAGACGCCGCCGCTGCGCGACGATCCGCCCGAAGAGTTCGACCCGGTGTTCCGCGCGTTCCGGCGCATGACGAGCGACCTCGCCGAGAGCCGCGAGGCGCTGGAGACCGCGGAACGCCGCCTGGCGGCGACGTTGCGCAGCGTCGCGTCGGGCGTGCTCGCGGTCGACGAAGCCGATCGGCTGACGTTCGCGAACCCGATGGCCGAGCAGTTGCTCGGCGTGGCGCTACCGGTCGGCCGGCCGCTGCCCGCGGAGGCGCGTGCGTTGGTGGGTGACCGCCTCGCCGAGCTGCGCGCGGGCGCGACGGACGATGCGGCGTTCGAGACGGAGTATCGCGGGCGCCGGCTCAGCACCCGGCTGACGCGGATCTCGCCGACCTCGCGCCGCGCCGTGGTCACGCTCGAGGACGTCACCGACGTGACGCGCGCCGAGCGCGTGCTCGCGTGGGGTGAGATGGCGCGGCAGGTCGCGCATGAGATCAAGAACCCCCTGACGCCGATGCGCCTCGGCATGCAGCACCTGCGGCGCGCGCGGCACGATGCGCGCGTGGACTTCGATCGGGTGCTGGAGGAGAACACGACGCGCATCCTGGCGGAGATCGACCGCCTCGATGAGATCGCGCGCGCGTTCAGCCGCTACGGAACGGCGCCCGAGCGGGATCTCCCGCCGGAGTCGGTGGATGTCGCGTCGGTCGCGCGGGATGTGCTGGAGCTGGAGCGCATGGGCCAGGCGGAGATCGCGTGGGTGGCCGAGGTGCCGGACGCGCCGGTGCTGGCGGCGGCGCGGGCCCGCGAGTTGCGGGAAGTGCTGCTCAACCTGCTGGAGAACGCGCGGTTGGCGGGCGCGACGCGGGTCACCCTGCGCGTGCTGCCGGACGACGGCGGCGCACGCCTCGAGGTTCGGGACAACGGCAGCGGCATCCCCGACGCGCTGCTCACGCGCATCTTCGATCCGCATTTCTCGACGCGCACCAGCGGCAGCGGCCTAGGCCTCGCCATCAGTCGGCGGTTGATCGATGGCTGGGGCGGCAGCATCGCGGCGGCGCACGGTTCGGAAGGCGGGGCCGTCCTGACGGTGCGGTTAGCTCCCCCGCCAGTGGGGTGAGTATCTTGCAGTCGCGATGCAGACCAGCGAGCCCACGCTCCCCAACCGCCATGTGACCGGCATTCCGCCCCATCTCGCGGATTGGCAGCTGCCGCCGGATTGGCGTTGGGGCGCGGGTGGCGTGTACACGCCGCATCGGTATGCGCACGAGGTCATCGATGCCCTCGGGCGCTCGCTGGCGCTGGTGACCGCGCCGGATCCGACGCACCACGCGTGGTTGTTCAGCGAGGCGCGGCATCTCGCGCTGCGGAACCATCCCAGCATTCCCACCACGTATCACTTCTGGCAGCAGCATCCGGGCAGCCGTCGCGGGCCCGGGTACCTGCGCCGCTGGATCACGGGCGAGACGGTCCTCGAGCGGCTGCGTCGCACGGCGGAGCGCGAGACCGTGCCGTTCACGCTGCGTATGCTGCGCGCGATCGGGTCGACGCTCGCCTACCTGCATGACTCGGGCGGCGTCCACGGCGCGATCGCGCCGGGCTCCGTGTACTTCACGCCGACCGGCCGCGTGTGGCTGCTCGGCTGGCAGTGGGCGGTGCCGGCGGAGGAGCGGCCGGTGGGCATCGCGCCGGACCGTGCGTGGTGTCCGTACGTGCCCGAGTGGGGCACGGAGTGGCGGCCCAGCCCGGCGGCGGACCAATGGCAGTTGGGGGCGTTGGCATTCGCGTTGCTGACCGGCGAGGTGCCCATGGGCGCGGGCACGCCGCCGATCCGGCTCGCGCGGCCCGACACGCCCACGACCGTGGCAGATCTCGTGGACCAGATGCTGGCCGACAAGCCGGAGCACCGCTTCTCGTCGATTGCCGGCATGCTGCGGCGCATCGAACGCATCTCCGGCACCTCGTCGCTGGCATTCCCCGGCACGGACCAGGCCAGTGGCGAGCACCCCGCACTCAGCGAAGAGGATCGCCTGCGCTGGGCGACCGGCGATGACTACGAAGTCCTCGCGCCGCTGGGGCAGGGCACCTACGGCTCGGTGTGGCGCGTCCGCGATCTCTCGCTCGAGCGCGAAGTGGCGCTCAAGATGTTGCACCCCACCGTCGCACGGAACGCCACGGCCGTGGGCCGGTTCCGCCGCGAGGCGCAGTTGGCGGCGCAGCTGCAGCACCCGGCGATCGTGCCGATCTTCGCGTGGGACAACAAGGGCGACGTGAACTGGTACATCATGGAGCTGGAGGAGGAAGGCTCCGTGGCGGACCTCGTCGCGCGCAGTGGGCCGCGCCCGTTCGCCGAGATTGCGCCTCAGGTGGACGCCGTGCTCGACGGCCTCGCGGTCGCGCACCACGCGGGCATCATCCACCGCGACCTGAAGCCGGAGAACATCCTGATTGACCGGTATCGGCGCTGGCGCATCGGCGACTTCGGCATCGCGAACGCCCTTGGCGTGGAGAAGGCCGGTGCGTCGGGGACGCCGAACTTCGCGGCACCGGAGCAGCTGTTGGGCGAAGAGCAGGGGGTGTCGACGGATCTCTTCGCCGTCGCCGGCATCGTGATCTTCGCGTTGACGGGCAAGGTGCCCTTCGAAGGCGGCGACGGCCGTGCGATCCTTGCCGCGCAGCTGGCCGGGCGCGTCGACCTCTCGGAGTTCCCCGATGACCTCGCGGATTGGCTGCAGCGGGCGCTGAATCCGGATCCCGCCAAGCGCTTCCCGGATGCGGAAACCATGCGGGCGGCGTGGCGCGACGTCGTGCGGCGCGTGACGCGCGAGGAGCGGCGGGCGAACTCGGCCTTCGGGCGCCTGCTGCGGCAGCTGGGCGCCGCCTTCCGAGACCGACCGCGGGCGCGCTAGCTGTTGTTGGTGAGGAGGTTGTTCACAGGAGCGTAGCGGATGCAAGCTGGGGTTGCTGAGACGCTCAACCGGCACCCCGCCAGAGGCTCCTGTGAACATCCACAAGAATGCACGTCTGACCGTCGCGGGGCGACTCGCCGTCGCGACCGCCGTTCTGGGCGGGCAGGATCCCGCCGCCGTCGCCCGGGGCGCGGCCTGTTCCGTCCGCACCGTCTGGAAGTGGGTCGCCCGCTTCCGCACCGGCGGCGCGGCGGCGCTCGCGGACCGCTCGTCGCGCCCGCATCGCCTCACCCAGCTCCCGCGGCCGCAGCGCCGCGCGATCCTTCGGGGCCGCACCCGGCGGCGCTGGAGCTCGACGCGCATCGCCCAGGAGACGGGCATCCCGCTCTCAACGGTGATCCACTTCCTGCGCCGCCACGGCCTGCAGCGGCTCCCTCGGCTCGAGCCGCCGCGCGCGGTGCGCCGCTACGAGATGCGGGCACCGGGCGAGCTGCTGCACGTCGACACGAAGAAGCTCGGGCGCATCGGCCGCGTGGGGCACCGCATCCACGGCGACCGCCGGACCCGCGTGCGCGGGATCGGCTGGGAGGCGGTGCACGTCGCGGTGGACGCCTACTCGCGCGTGGCCTACGCCGAGGTCCTGCCCGATGAGCGCGCGGCGACCACGGCGGCCTTCCTCGCACGGGCGATCGCGTGGTACGCGGCGCTCGGCGTGCGGGTGCGCGCCGTGCTCACCGACAACGGGAGCTGCTATCGCAGCCACGCGGTGCGCACGCTCCTCCGCTGCGACGGCATCACGCACAAGCGCACCATGCCCTACACGCCGCGCACGAACGGCAAGGTCGAGCGGCTGATCCAGACGCTCCTGCGGGAATGGGCGTACGCGCGCCCCTACCCCTCCTCGCGGGTGCGCACGGAGTGGCTCGCGCGCTACCTGCGGACGTACAATGAGGCGCGCGGACACTCAGCCCTCAACTACCTCCCCCCCATGCTGCATCTCGCTGCGGCCCTGTGAACAACGTCCTCACTAACAACAGCTAGCGCGCGCTACGCGCATCAGCACCCGCGCGGCGCGCCGCGCGCGGCGCGCGTCAGCTCGCGTCAGCTCGCGTCGAGCGCGGTGCGCAGGGCGAGGAGGACTTCCCGCGCGGTGAACGGCTTCTGCAGGAAGGCGTAGCGTGCCGCGCCGAGATCCGCCCGCAGCGCGGCGTCGTCGGTGTAGCCGGACATCAAGACCACGCGTGTATCCGGGCGCGACTCGGCGAGGCGCTGCACCAACTCCTTGCCGCCGATGCCCGGCATCATCACGTCGGAGAGCAGGAGGTGGATGGGCCTCGAGTCGGCATCGGCGAGGCGCAGGGCCTCGCCGCCGTTGGAGGCCTCGAGCACGTCGTAGCCCGCGGCCCGCAGGATGCGCGACAGGGCGGAGCGGATGGCCGGTTCGTCCTCGGCGAGGAGGATGCGTTCGGTGCCGCCCGCGACGTCGATGCCGCGTACCGGCGTCGAGCGACGCTGCTTGACGTCGCTGCTCGGCTCGGCCTGGGGGAGCACCACGCGGAAGATGGAGCCGTCGCCGGGCACCGAGTGCACGTCGATGCGGCCGCCGGCCTCGCGCACGATGGCGTAGGACGTCGCGAGGCCGAGGCCGGTGCCGCGTCCGGCGGGCTTGGTCGTGAAGAAGGGCTCGAACAGCCGCTCGCGCACCTCGTCGGACATGCCCGTGCCGGAGTCCGCGACCTCGAGCGTCATCGTCGGGCGTCCGTCGTCGCCGGCGGGGCCGGCCGACGTCTTGACGACGAGGCGGCCGCCGTCCGGCATGGCGTCGACGGCGTTGATGGCGAGGTTCATCACGACCTGCTCGAGCTGCCCGGCATCAATGCGGACCACGAGCGGCTCCTCGTCGAGCTCGAGGGCGAGGTCCACCGACGGCGGCACGAGGCGCCGCAGGATAAGCTGCATGCCGAGGATCACCTCGCGGACGTTGACGTCGCGCGGGATGATGACGTCGCGTCGCGCAAAGGCCAGGAGTTGACGGGCGAGGCCGGCGGCGCGATCGGCGGCCGCGCGGATCGCCTCGACTTCCTCGCGGCCTTCGCCGCGTTCCTCGAGCTCGAAGCTCAGGACCTCGGCGTAGCTCTGGATGACCGTGAGCACGTTGTTGAAGTCGTGCGCGATGCCGCCGGCGAGGCGGCCCACGGCTTCCAGCTTCTGCGCCTGCCGCAGCTGCTGCTCCGTCTGGTGCTGCTCGGTGACGTCCTGCACGATGCAGCCGACGCCGACGACTGACTGCTGCGGTCCGGGGATCGGGTAGTAGGTGACGACCCAGCGCCGTGTCGCATTGGGCTGCGCGGGCGTCCGGCCTTCGATCGCGACGTTGCTCGCGCTGCTGCCGGTCTGCAGCACCTGCTCGAGGATGGGGCGGATGGTCGGCGCGAGCGCCGGGATCATCTGGTCGATGGTCTTGCCGATATGCGCCTCCGTCGGCGCGCCGTTGATCAGCGCGAGCGCCTTGTTGATGCGCAGGAAGCGCATCCGTCGGTCGTAGAAGGCGATGCCGTAGGGCGAGCTGTCGATGGCGGAGTCGAGGAAGCGCGAGGTTTCCTCGAGCAGCGCGAGCGTGGAGTCGCGTTCCGCCACTTTCTCCTCGAGGGCGGCGGTCTGCT is a window from the Pseudogemmatithrix spongiicola genome containing:
- a CDS encoding ATP-binding protein, with amino-acid sequence MTAASLGALRPRARAAGELWLLGACVVTIGAAWWIRSPSPELLLGLTAAVVGLAVLLLRGRRVAVGRRLAFALAALSFVVAAGWEEWQQATLRRNGEAVRAVAGQAAAEALAAAVRAEGAQLDRLADAALDVPENSQAAFLALSGLVPSAGGRALVLARNGVPVAWSGRLLLNLDSLPARKGLIATPFYLVAYAVQERGARTAVATSVIHAEPPADALVDALAERIAADAKAAGFVYAAPEAAGRVADAALLRVDSLPLLAVRAVMPSVEALQAARWERALPWVGASLAAMLLCLLAMAWRRDLGLRPRFFALAAALAVPTLLPLSVFSNLSTWFDPTFYLVRSGGPYTANAAALALTAALLLLALLTLRRARGRLMTRGQGILAVIVVAGLGPFLLRELASGVQMPVVGASVGLWLSWQITVFLASVTVLLLGVSAGQSALGRDRGLPLWSAPALAVVASVLAPLLLEAPGRFPQAYTALWAAAIVALAVTRRGRAIVISVALVAASGATTLTWFSAVRERVSLAVRDVQGLDRPDTDRAVLLDRFTEALDPMRAARTRVELLAQLAATELARAEYPTEIATWGRDGNLLAELTVGRAAGVTPGVNLVAAEAQQRQTPILSEVQGNPGLHLILALPHADGSATTVVVAPRSRLVAQDPFGAFLGFSPPPTPEPPYVLRIGEGSAADVGAPMGTRGAWARFGNELHGDWQLPSAGDMPRRLHAVVELRGVGALVTRGVLLVLVDLAVLGAIWLLIVMAEGVLQRWWRQRRRELLGSYRVRLSAALFACFLVPSLLFGLWSWRRIQADDVQARDLLVRETLRAVGASTESVDLVEAAARFETPLLLYARGTLIGTSDPLLEALAPVGLLLPPEIVLAFADREETTAGRAEVVGTASVRLGYRSATDSSGVQYVLAAPARLDDRLLDRRRNDLAVFLLFALALGALAALWASGAASRQLSRPIRELRDAALALARGSETPPLRDDPPEEFDPVFRAFRRMTSDLAESREALETAERRLAATLRSVASGVLAVDEADRLTFANPMAEQLLGVALPVGRPLPAEARALVGDRLAELRAGATDDAAFETEYRGRRLSTRLTRISPTSRRAVVTLEDVTDVTRAERVLAWGEMARQVAHEIKNPLTPMRLGMQHLRRARHDARVDFDRVLEENTTRILAEIDRLDEIARAFSRYGTAPERDLPPESVDVASVARDVLELERMGQAEIAWVAEVPDAPVLAAARARELREVLLNLLENARLAGATRVTLRVLPDDGGARLEVRDNGSGIPDALLTRIFDPHFSTRTSGSGLGLAISRRLIDGWGGSIAAAHGSEGGAVLTVRLAPPPVG
- a CDS encoding hybrid sensor histidine kinase/response regulator codes for the protein MLTQALDRWRRLATAAVVVIAILCTGAFLIERSTSRVVLQTGNVLWMATSAQEAVWTSEAAVRALYLNPQVDTVAARRRAARTDSARVLLRALRVALADDPLQRTRVDSILSGLDDWERVFVRPVLAGETMTRGLAFEGTQAFDRMAHPFENLVGDASQLRAELWRRQAALLWSAFVLILAALATAFVAVRRLTDGLVHKAEEAAERQRVVEEQAVELEHQTQVLEEQAGQLEEQTAALEEKVAERDSTLALLEETSRFLDSAIDSSPYGIAFYDRRMRFLRINKALALINGAPTEAHIGKTIDQMIPALAPTIRPILEQVLQTGSSASNVAIEGRTPAQPNATRRWVVTYYPIPGPQQSVVGVGCIVQDVTEQHQTEQQLRQAQKLEAVGRLAGGIAHDFNNVLTVIQSYAEVLSFELEERGEGREEVEAIRAAADRAAGLARQLLAFARRDVIIPRDVNVREVILGMQLILRRLVPPSVDLALELDEEPLVVRIDAGQLEQVVMNLAINAVDAMPDGGRLVVKTSAGPAGDDGRPTMTLEVADSGTGMSDEVRERLFEPFFTTKPAGRGTGLGLATSYAIVREAGGRIDVHSVPGDGSIFRVVLPQAEPSSDVKQRRSTPVRGIDVAGGTERILLAEDEPAIRSALSRILRAAGYDVLEASNGGEALRLADADSRPIHLLLSDVMMPGIGGKELVQRLAESRPDTRVVLMSGYTDDAALRADLGAARYAFLQKPFTAREVLLALRTALDAS
- a CDS encoding IS481 family transposase, giving the protein MNIHKNARLTVAGRLAVATAVLGGQDPAAVARGAACSVRTVWKWVARFRTGGAAALADRSSRPHRLTQLPRPQRRAILRGRTRRRWSSTRIAQETGIPLSTVIHFLRRHGLQRLPRLEPPRAVRRYEMRAPGELLHVDTKKLGRIGRVGHRIHGDRRTRVRGIGWEAVHVAVDAYSRVAYAEVLPDERAATTAAFLARAIAWYAALGVRVRAVLTDNGSCYRSHAVRTLLRCDGITHKRTMPYTPRTNGKVERLIQTLLREWAYARPYPSSRVRTEWLARYLRTYNEARGHSALNYLPPMLHLAAAL
- a CDS encoding protein kinase domain-containing protein: MQTSEPTLPNRHVTGIPPHLADWQLPPDWRWGAGGVYTPHRYAHEVIDALGRSLALVTAPDPTHHAWLFSEARHLALRNHPSIPTTYHFWQQHPGSRRGPGYLRRWITGETVLERLRRTAERETVPFTLRMLRAIGSTLAYLHDSGGVHGAIAPGSVYFTPTGRVWLLGWQWAVPAEERPVGIAPDRAWCPYVPEWGTEWRPSPAADQWQLGALAFALLTGEVPMGAGTPPIRLARPDTPTTVADLVDQMLADKPEHRFSSIAGMLRRIERISGTSSLAFPGTDQASGEHPALSEEDRLRWATGDDYEVLAPLGQGTYGSVWRVRDLSLEREVALKMLHPTVARNATAVGRFRREAQLAAQLQHPAIVPIFAWDNKGDVNWYIMELEEEGSVADLVARSGPRPFAEIAPQVDAVLDGLAVAHHAGIIHRDLKPENILIDRYRRWRIGDFGIANALGVEKAGASGTPNFAAPEQLLGEEQGVSTDLFAVAGIVIFALTGKVPFEGGDGRAILAAQLAGRVDLSEFPDDLADWLQRALNPDPAKRFPDAETMRAAWRDVVRRVTREERRANSAFGRLLRQLGAAFRDRPRAR
- a CDS encoding efflux RND transporter periplasmic adaptor subunit, producing the protein MTKKTKIGIAIGVVVLVGAVVGSAIAKGSDKGTLVRIEAVEARDLVSSVTASGQVLPTRKADLSADITGRITRIAVKEGDNVREGQFLLQIDPQQFEAQVLRAEAALANARAGLAQARANELQARRNYERQAEIRKTNPQLVSEAELEQLQTQHEVNEALVVAAQENVKQAEASLTDSRWQLSRTMIYAPMTGKVTRLNVEVGETAIMGTLNRDAAILMTISDMSMLETKVKVDETDVSRIHVGDSAVVQIDAFPDTTFIGRVVEISNSSVRGATGAAATDQAIDYEVTVRILNAPSETRPDFSSTAKIVTDARSQVLSIPIIALTVRENEQLNTNDGPPNAAQSTTPQVGKRDVEGVFVVGADNKVTFKPVRVGIAGEKHFEVLEGLEAGTRIVAGTYQAIRELKDGQLIREQPAAPTETKTP
- a CDS encoding TolC family protein — its product is MRLLLSFLLAASVSAAAHAQVAAGGTLTLEQALDIASRNNPAYQQAVLGRTRAQAQVRSAYGNFLPSADGSFSLGFREGRPQNFGGINIGATSDILSSSWNLSARSGLSWNTFNQIKRANAGLDAADADVAAARFNLRAQVTQQFLLALQTQARAAFQDTLVSQQRLQLELAQARAGVGTLTSLDVKRAEVGLGQQEVAALRARNTAEVAKLQLFQQLGVAMPAGLTLLADLPMSAPTFTAEDLMTQARAANPTLKAVQARERVAVAGLRSARGEYTPTLNFSANVSAFTQKVVDLPPTATPGQIAENRRYPFDFTRNPYSLSMGLSLPIFDGLGRESRLQEANAAREEAVYSVRRQELQLTADVTSAFVSLQAAFQAAELQARNATTAREALQLAEERYRVGASTFVDLTTARAEYERAETDRIDAVYEYHRAYAALENAVGRTLR